A single genomic interval of Chryseobacterium paludis harbors:
- the iolD gene encoding 3D-(3,5/4)-trihydroxycyclohexane-1,2-dione acylhydrolase (decyclizing), which translates to MDTKRLTVAQATIEFLKNQYTKRDDKELQFFAGCFGIFGHGNVAGLGEALKQNHDFKYYQSRHEQAMVHTAAAYAKMKNRMQTFVCTTSIGPGALNMVTAAAGATINRLPVLLLPGDFFATRSASPLLQQLEVSQTQDISVNDCFKPISKYWDRIQRPEQLTSSLLEAMRVLTSPAETGAVTLALPHDVQTEAYDFPTQLFEKRIWYIPRPIPDQQLLKKAVHLIKKAKKPMLIAGGGVIYSEAEEELKSFVEQHGIPVAETYGGKGSLHYQHPLNLGAMGGTGTKGANEIARETDLVIGIGTRYGDFMSASKSAWQNPDVTFININIAEIDAFKHSAVPLQGDAREILKILKEMLGDYYTGSDYVERIRAYHYEWDGIVTKAYLCENPDYPVQAEYIGALNDFIDDQDVVLCAAGSLPGDLHKLWRTKSSKGFHLEYGNSCMGYEIPGGLGAKMAAPDREIYVMCGDATYLMMPSDLVTSLQEGYKITVILINNSGYASIGGLSNSVGGEGFGTYFNYRNEITGQLDGDPLMTDLATNAESLGAIVYRPQNMDEFKESLVNAKSNNQTTVIYAETIRDRKMQGYEYSWWEVPIPEISVFPEVNEARKQYELNKQKQRQYIKPNQY; encoded by the coding sequence ATGGATACAAAAAGATTAACCGTGGCACAGGCCACCATAGAATTTTTAAAAAATCAATACACAAAAAGAGACGATAAAGAATTACAGTTTTTTGCAGGATGTTTTGGAATTTTTGGACATGGAAATGTAGCTGGATTAGGTGAAGCACTGAAACAGAATCATGATTTTAAATATTATCAGAGCCGCCATGAACAGGCAATGGTGCATACTGCCGCTGCCTATGCAAAAATGAAAAATAGAATGCAGACATTTGTCTGTACTACTTCTATAGGTCCGGGAGCACTTAACATGGTCACTGCAGCAGCAGGTGCCACGATCAATAGATTACCTGTACTACTGCTACCGGGAGATTTTTTTGCCACCCGCTCTGCTTCTCCTCTATTGCAGCAATTAGAAGTTAGCCAAACGCAGGATATTTCTGTCAACGATTGTTTTAAACCTATCTCAAAATACTGGGATCGTATTCAGCGTCCCGAACAACTTACTTCCTCATTACTGGAAGCGATGCGTGTCCTTACTTCTCCGGCTGAAACTGGTGCTGTTACCCTCGCTCTTCCGCATGATGTACAGACGGAAGCTTATGATTTCCCGACTCAGCTTTTTGAAAAAAGAATATGGTACATTCCCAGACCTATTCCAGATCAGCAATTATTAAAAAAAGCAGTACACCTTATAAAAAAAGCGAAAAAACCGATGTTGATCGCGGGTGGAGGAGTCATTTACTCCGAAGCAGAAGAAGAGCTGAAATCTTTTGTCGAGCAACATGGAATTCCTGTTGCAGAAACCTATGGCGGAAAGGGTTCTTTACATTACCAACATCCGCTTAATTTAGGAGCAATGGGAGGAACAGGTACTAAAGGAGCCAATGAAATCGCCAGAGAAACAGACCTAGTCATCGGTATAGGTACCCGTTATGGAGATTTTATGTCGGCCTCAAAGTCGGCTTGGCAAAACCCCGACGTTACCTTTATTAATATCAATATTGCAGAAATTGATGCCTTTAAACATAGTGCAGTTCCTTTACAGGGAGATGCCAGAGAGATCCTGAAAATACTGAAAGAAATGTTAGGGGATTATTATACTGGAAGTGATTATGTGGAAAGAATCCGAGCTTATCATTATGAGTGGGATGGGATAGTAACGAAAGCTTATTTATGTGAAAATCCTGACTATCCCGTACAGGCAGAATATATTGGTGCATTAAATGATTTTATAGACGATCAAGATGTAGTGTTATGTGCTGCAGGTTCTTTGCCAGGAGATTTACATAAATTATGGCGGACCAAGAGCTCAAAGGGATTCCATCTGGAATATGGCAACTCATGCATGGGATATGAAATTCCCGGTGGACTTGGTGCTAAAATGGCTGCTCCAGACCGGGAAATATATGTAATGTGCGGTGATGCTACCTACCTTATGATGCCATCGGATCTAGTAACAAGTCTACAGGAAGGATATAAAATCACCGTGATATTAATCAATAACAGCGGTTATGCTTCTATTGGAGGGCTTTCAAATTCTGTTGGAGGTGAAGGTTTCGGAACCTATTTCAATTATAGAAATGAAATAACAGGTCAGCTTGACGGAGATCCCCTTATGACAGATTTAGCAACAAATGCTGAAAGTCTTGGAGCAATAGTTTACCGTCCTCAAAATATGGATGAATTTAAAGAAAGTCTGGTCAACGCAAAAAGCAATAATCAAACAACTGTTATCTATGCAGAAACTATTCGGGACAGAAAAATGCAGGGCTATGAATATTCATGGTGGGAAGTGCCTATACCCGAAATATCTGTCTTTCCTGAAGTGAATGAAGCCCGAAAACAATATGAGCTTAATAAACAAAAGCAAAGACAATATATAAAACCTAATCAATATTAA
- a CDS encoding CoA-acylating methylmalonate-semialdehyde dehydrogenase, giving the protein MDQLKNYINGEWKSSSSTQNLSVHNPATQELIAKVPYGPDTAKDVNKVIEYAHQAYLEWKDIPAMKRVQPLFKMKTLLENHKEEIAKLITSECGKTYTESLGEIQRAIENIEVACGTYVMNQSEFSENIASGIDEFMIRQPLGVCVCITPFNFPGMIPFWFLPYAIATGNSFILKSSEKVPTTMQYVFDLIHNNIDLPKGILNLVHGGKESVDAMLQHPDVKAVSFVGSTNVAKYIYSEGAKYGKRVQAQGGAKNPIVIMPDADIEMTTKIITDSVYGCAGQRCLAASLVITIGDDKNYKEALVEAAKSRKVGYGMEAGIEMGPVISKESKTRIEELIQKGLSEGANFLVDGTQKKVSGYENGHFLYPSILENIPLGKEFISTEIFGPVMSLLNFKSLEDSIQFINSGRYGNMACIFTQDGLSARKFRNEAMAGNIGINVGVAAPVAQFPFSGWKDSFFGDLHAQGRHGIEFYTQTKVVIERWPKNWSRTF; this is encoded by the coding sequence ATGGATCAATTAAAAAATTATATCAACGGAGAATGGAAAAGCAGTAGCAGCACCCAAAACCTTTCGGTACATAATCCGGCTACTCAGGAACTCATCGCAAAGGTACCCTATGGACCGGACACTGCAAAAGATGTCAATAAAGTAATAGAATATGCCCATCAGGCCTATTTGGAATGGAAAGATATTCCCGCTATGAAAAGAGTACAGCCGCTTTTCAAAATGAAGACCCTTTTGGAAAATCATAAAGAAGAGATTGCTAAATTGATCACCTCCGAATGTGGAAAAACCTATACCGAATCTTTAGGAGAAATCCAGCGCGCCATTGAAAATATTGAGGTAGCATGCGGTACTTATGTCATGAATCAATCTGAATTTTCAGAAAATATAGCTTCTGGTATTGATGAATTTATGATCAGACAGCCTTTAGGTGTATGCGTCTGTATTACACCATTTAATTTTCCCGGAATGATTCCCTTTTGGTTCCTTCCGTATGCTATTGCAACAGGTAATTCATTCATTTTAAAATCTTCAGAAAAGGTACCTACTACCATGCAGTATGTATTCGATCTTATTCATAACAATATTGATCTTCCAAAAGGAATTTTAAATCTGGTACATGGCGGAAAAGAATCTGTGGATGCTATGCTTCAACATCCTGATGTAAAAGCCGTCAGCTTTGTTGGTTCTACAAATGTAGCCAAATACATCTACTCCGAAGGTGCCAAATACGGGAAACGTGTTCAGGCGCAAGGGGGTGCTAAAAATCCTATTGTCATTATGCCTGATGCAGACATCGAGATGACAACAAAAATCATTACCGATTCGGTATATGGCTGCGCCGGTCAACGTTGTCTTGCTGCCTCCCTTGTAATCACAATTGGAGACGATAAAAATTACAAAGAAGCATTGGTAGAAGCTGCCAAATCCAGAAAAGTAGGATATGGGATGGAAGCGGGAATCGAAATGGGCCCTGTGATCTCCAAAGAAAGTAAAACCAGAATAGAAGAACTTATCCAGAAGGGACTCAGTGAAGGAGCTAATTTTCTGGTAGATGGAACTCAAAAAAAAGTCTCAGGTTATGAAAACGGCCACTTCCTTTATCCTTCTATTCTTGAAAATATTCCATTAGGAAAAGAATTTATCTCCACGGAAATTTTTGGACCTGTCATGAGTCTGCTAAATTTTAAATCCCTGGAGGATTCTATCCAATTTATCAATAGTGGACGTTATGGCAACATGGCGTGTATATTTACACAGGATGGTCTTTCAGCCCGTAAATTCCGTAATGAAGCTATGGCCGGGAATATTGGAATCAACGTTGGGGTTGCTGCTCCTGTTGCTCAATTCCCATTCTCAGGATGGAAAGATTCTTTCTTCGGAGATCTTCATGCACAGGGTCGTCATGGAATAGAATTTTACACTCAGACAAAAGTTGTTATCGAACGTTGGCCAAAAAACTGGTCTAGGACTTTTTAA
- the iolG gene encoding inositol 2-dehydrogenase gives MSTKKIKAGIIGLGRIGQIHLAALKALTNIEIIAISDPVIEHGKKIAKEHQIPDFYPDYRNILQQEEIDAVWICSPTAYHFIQVKEALENNKYVFCEKPLDADLGKIQSLIDSYPNINNRLMVGFNRRFDPDFASVKKRMKDIGKPVIIKITSRDPFPPSTEYTRQSGGIYNDMSIHDLDMARFISGSEVEQVIAIGSKNYTEDIDTTLITLKFKNGIICNIDNSRKASYGYDQRLEILGDEGMICAENKKINNIQFYSGSTIQSSVLEPFFLERYKDSYVEEAKAFLSCIQEQKDFPSTANDALKASMLANACEQSLEKHQLIFL, from the coding sequence GTGAGTACAAAAAAAATAAAGGCAGGCATTATTGGCCTCGGAAGAATTGGGCAAATACATCTTGCTGCTCTAAAAGCATTAACGAATATAGAAATAATAGCAATATCAGATCCTGTTATAGAGCATGGAAAAAAAATAGCCAAAGAACATCAGATTCCAGATTTTTATCCTGATTATCGTAACATTCTTCAACAAGAAGAAATTGATGCAGTTTGGATATGCTCCCCTACTGCTTATCATTTTATTCAGGTAAAAGAAGCTCTGGAAAACAATAAATATGTTTTCTGCGAGAAACCTCTGGATGCAGATCTAGGTAAAATACAGTCTCTAATTGATTCCTATCCCAATATCAATAATCGTCTTATGGTAGGTTTTAACCGTCGTTTCGATCCTGATTTTGCTTCTGTCAAAAAAAGGATGAAGGACATTGGAAAACCTGTTATCATTAAAATAACAAGCCGAGATCCTTTTCCTCCTTCTACAGAATACACCAGACAATCAGGTGGTATCTACAATGACATGAGCATTCATGATTTGGATATGGCCCGTTTTATTAGCGGAAGCGAAGTTGAGCAGGTTATTGCTATAGGCTCAAAAAACTACACCGAAGATATAGATACAACCCTTATTACCCTGAAATTTAAAAATGGGATTATTTGCAATATAGACAACAGTAGAAAAGCTTCATATGGATATGATCAGAGGTTAGAGATATTAGGAGATGAGGGAATGATCTGTGCAGAAAATAAAAAGATCAACAACATCCAATTTTATTCTGGAAGCACTATCCAGAGCAGTGTTTTGGAACCGTTCTTTCTAGAAAGATATAAAGATTCCTATGTAGAAGAAGCAAAAGCATTTCTCTCTTGTATACAGGAACAAAAAGATTTTCCTTCTACTGCCAATGACGCTTTGAAAGCATCAATGTTAGCAAATGCATGTGAACAATCCTTGGAAAAGCACCAGTTGATTTTTCTGTAA
- a CDS encoding solute:sodium symporter family transporter, with the protein MFIILIPFLLFTGGVAFISWWYTRKTKMAHSSIGYFLGGRDLSAILIVASLLLTNLSTEHLVGLNGSAYAFGMEVMAWETLAAVALVLMAVYFLPRYLKMGLVTITEFLELRYDKQTRMICSTLFLLLYITTLLPIVLYTGAITMESIFNVSENLNIDKFTAMVVMVVGIGVMGSIYAILGGLKAVAISDLINGIGLIIGGSLIPILAFYKIGDGNFLTGVHTVFEAVPDRFNAVGESTSDLPFPVLFTGMFIPQIFYWTMNQSIIQRALAAKNLAEGQKGVLLTAFFKIFVPFIVVVPGIIAYYYFKNSLNDPDYAYPELVKSVLPIGGIGIFAAIVVGAILSTFNGALNSASTLFSIDIYKGYLKKDATETQIVKFGKKSGTVMALVSMAIAPFISMAGKGLYIILQEFSSIFNMPIFAIIIAGLLLPKVSAKAAKIGLISGTILYLFSKFGLEAMEVKIHFLHRLAVAFFVTILTLVIASKYYPRENNFVIKDTGTVNVENWKYLKPASICIIILTIIVFIVFSPLGIIPNR; encoded by the coding sequence ATGTTTATTATATTAATTCCTTTTCTCTTATTTACTGGTGGAGTAGCATTTATCTCCTGGTGGTATACAAGAAAAACAAAAATGGCACATTCCTCTATCGGTTATTTTTTGGGTGGCCGGGATCTCAGCGCTATCTTAATTGTAGCTTCATTGCTACTTACAAATCTATCGACAGAACATTTAGTAGGTCTCAACGGAAGTGCCTATGCTTTTGGGATGGAAGTAATGGCCTGGGAGACCTTAGCTGCTGTAGCTTTAGTACTTATGGCTGTATATTTTCTTCCGAGATATCTAAAGATGGGCCTAGTAACCATTACAGAGTTTTTAGAACTGCGTTATGATAAACAAACCAGAATGATTTGCTCCACGTTATTCCTTCTACTCTATATCACCACCCTTCTTCCTATTGTTCTCTATACAGGGGCTATCACTATGGAAAGTATTTTCAATGTTTCTGAGAATCTGAATATTGATAAATTCACCGCTATGGTGGTGATGGTGGTTGGAATTGGGGTCATGGGATCTATATATGCTATTTTAGGAGGATTAAAAGCAGTGGCGATATCAGATCTTATCAATGGGATAGGGCTGATTATCGGAGGGTCATTAATTCCGATATTGGCTTTTTATAAAATTGGCGATGGAAATTTTCTAACCGGTGTACACACTGTTTTTGAAGCAGTTCCCGACCGTTTTAATGCAGTAGGAGAATCCACTTCCGATCTTCCGTTTCCCGTACTTTTTACAGGAATGTTTATTCCACAGATTTTCTATTGGACAATGAACCAATCTATTATCCAACGGGCACTGGCAGCTAAAAATCTGGCAGAAGGACAAAAGGGAGTATTACTGACTGCCTTTTTCAAAATTTTCGTTCCTTTTATTGTTGTGGTACCAGGTATAATAGCTTACTATTATTTTAAAAATAGTTTAAATGATCCAGATTATGCCTATCCAGAGCTTGTAAAGTCTGTATTACCCATTGGTGGTATTGGTATTTTTGCGGCGATTGTAGTAGGAGCTATATTAAGTACCTTTAACGGAGCGCTAAATAGTGCTTCCACTTTGTTCTCCATCGATATCTATAAAGGATATTTGAAGAAAGATGCTACCGAAACCCAGATCGTAAAATTCGGCAAAAAAAGTGGTACTGTCATGGCTTTAGTATCTATGGCTATTGCTCCCTTTATTAGCATGGCAGGCAAAGGACTTTATATTATTCTTCAGGAATTCAGTTCCATCTTCAATATGCCCATTTTTGCGATCATCATTGCAGGATTACTACTCCCAAAAGTGTCTGCAAAAGCAGCTAAAATAGGATTAATATCGGGTACAATACTTTATCTATTTTCAAAATTTGGATTAGAAGCAATGGAAGTAAAAATCCATTTTTTACACCGTCTGGCCGTTGCATTTTTTGTTACTATTCTTACCCTTGTTATTGCGAGTAAATATTACCCCAGAGAAAACAACTTCGTTATTAAGGATACAGGTACAGTAAACGTAGAAAACTGGAAATACCTAAAGCCTGCATCTATCTGCATCATTATTCTTACCATTATTGTTTTTATCGTTTTCAGCCCCCTAGGAATTATTCCTAATCGTTAA
- the murI gene encoding glutamate racemase — protein sequence MKTKKQDYSHLSPKQPIGIFDSGVGGLTVAKEIKRLLPNEDLIYFGDTKHLPYGEKSREAIIEYSTKITNFLLEQNCKAIVIACNTATANALNEVMQAVAGKVPVIDVINPVAEKVSYEIHTNVGVIATKATVNSGLYKKSIRKHNKWIKVDELATPLLVPAIEEGFKNHPITHAIIYNYLSNSKLKNIETLILGCTHYPLLIDEIKQYYGNRVRVIDSPNIVASHLKIILDKYNLLNDQNAKPNYHFYLSDLTKNFEKISKKFFGKTIDLELKVL from the coding sequence TTGAAAACTAAAAAACAAGACTACTCACATCTTTCACCAAAACAACCTATCGGAATTTTTGATAGTGGAGTGGGAGGATTAACGGTGGCTAAAGAAATAAAAAGACTGCTTCCTAATGAAGACCTCATTTATTTTGGGGATACAAAACACCTTCCTTATGGTGAGAAGTCTCGTGAGGCAATTATAGAATATTCTACGAAAATTACTAATTTTTTGCTGGAGCAAAACTGTAAAGCAATAGTCATAGCTTGTAATACGGCAACAGCAAATGCATTAAATGAAGTAATGCAGGCAGTAGCCGGAAAAGTTCCTGTTATTGACGTGATCAATCCGGTAGCAGAAAAAGTATCCTATGAAATTCATACGAATGTTGGAGTAATTGCTACGAAAGCGACGGTAAATTCAGGCTTATATAAAAAAAGCATCCGAAAACATAATAAATGGATTAAAGTAGATGAATTGGCAACTCCTTTGTTAGTGCCCGCGATCGAAGAAGGTTTTAAGAATCATCCGATTACACATGCGATCATTTATAATTATTTAAGTAATAGTAAATTAAAGAATATAGAAACTTTAATTTTAGGGTGTACCCACTATCCTTTATTAATTGATGAAATAAAGCAGTATTATGGAAATCGTGTTCGTGTTATTGACTCACCAAACATTGTAGCCAGTCATTTAAAAATTATTTTAGATAAATACAATCTTTTAAATGACCAGAATGCCAAGCCAAACTATCATTTCTATCTTTCGGATCTGACTAAGAATTTTGAAAAGATTTCGAAAAAGTTCTTTGGGAAGACAATTGATTTAGAGTTAAAAGTATTATGA
- a CDS encoding DUF4139 domain-containing protein, translating into MKKNLFLFFLCINALCLAQKPIFVKAKVNAVNVYRSSAELQNSISFSIPAGSSEVVITNISDEIEERSLQININNKNVSILSSQYTDNYTSEYDMDKTNPRIKKVTDSITIVENLISKSNIELEANTKTLELLDKNQTVLVGSNASNVTQLIQLTEFYKNKRIEISNILAAVNKNNAVLQKKLARLKSSLKINSEMEEASSDGVLIVRLTSSTPVNVKAEVSYLTRNASWQPFYEIRGNKLSEPLDVIFKAKIRQDTGLDWKGVKLSLINGRSSHKNIAPVLNPWFLNSYKNEEKVVARAYGIKSDTIAKEQNIEEVVVTAMGFTSVENQFNISFDVDVPYDILGNNEDHLINLKQIKIPATYKYSAIPKYNRDAFLVAKIKDFNKFNLISAPATIVFENMYIGETNIKPDQTNDELSITLGDDKKISIQKEIVDDKSSIKLFSSYQEKTYTYDIVIRNNKKDPIDMELKDQFPLSKDESVKIELLQSDQAEVDKEKGYLTWNVKISPSETKKFRVSYKVRYPKDYSINNLN; encoded by the coding sequence ATGAAGAAAAATTTGTTCCTATTTTTTCTATGTATAAATGCTTTGTGTCTTGCACAAAAACCAATTTTTGTTAAAGCGAAAGTAAATGCTGTGAATGTCTATAGAAGTTCTGCTGAATTGCAAAATTCCATCAGTTTTTCCATACCTGCTGGTTCGTCTGAAGTTGTTATTACAAATATTTCAGATGAGATTGAAGAAAGATCTTTGCAAATCAATATTAATAACAAGAATGTGTCTATCCTTTCTTCTCAGTATACAGATAACTATACATCTGAATATGATATGGATAAGACAAATCCTAGGATTAAAAAAGTGACTGACAGTATTACTATAGTTGAGAACCTCATTTCAAAATCCAATATAGAATTGGAAGCCAATACTAAGACTCTTGAACTTTTGGATAAAAACCAAACTGTTTTAGTGGGTAGCAATGCATCAAATGTTACACAATTGATACAACTAACAGAATTCTATAAGAATAAAAGAATTGAAATAAGCAATATTTTAGCCGCTGTTAATAAAAATAATGCTGTGCTTCAGAAAAAATTGGCTAGATTAAAAAGCAGTTTGAAAATAAATTCTGAAATGGAAGAAGCCTCTTCAGATGGTGTTCTAATTGTAAGGTTAACGAGTAGTACTCCTGTAAATGTAAAAGCTGAAGTAAGCTATTTGACTAGAAATGCATCATGGCAGCCATTTTATGAAATAAGGGGAAATAAACTTTCAGAACCCTTAGATGTGATTTTTAAAGCTAAAATAAGACAAGATACAGGTTTAGACTGGAAAGGGGTTAAGCTGTCTCTAATTAATGGAAGATCCTCCCATAAGAATATAGCTCCAGTATTAAACCCTTGGTTTCTAAATTCATATAAGAATGAAGAAAAAGTTGTGGCAAGAGCATATGGTATTAAAAGTGATACAATTGCTAAAGAGCAAAATATTGAAGAGGTTGTTGTAACAGCAATGGGTTTTACCTCTGTTGAAAATCAATTTAATATTAGTTTTGATGTAGATGTTCCGTATGATATTTTAGGTAATAATGAAGATCATCTTATTAATCTTAAACAAATAAAAATCCCTGCTACTTACAAATATTCGGCAATTCCAAAATATAATAGAGATGCATTTTTAGTTGCAAAGATTAAGGACTTTAATAAATTCAATCTCATTTCAGCACCTGCTACAATAGTCTTTGAAAATATGTATATAGGGGAAACAAACATTAAACCTGATCAAACGAACGATGAGCTAAGTATTACTTTAGGCGATGATAAAAAAATAAGTATTCAAAAAGAAATTGTTGATGATAAAAGTAGCATCAAATTATTTTCATCTTATCAAGAAAAAACTTATACCTATGATATTGTAATCCGAAATAATAAGAAGGATCCAATAGATATGGAACTTAAAGATCAGTTTCCGCTAAGTAAAGATGAGTCTGTAAAAATTGAGCTCTTACAAAGTGATCAGGCGGAAGTTGACAAGGAGAAAGGATATTTGACCTGGAATGTGAAAATTTCTCCATCAGAAACTAAGAAGTTTCGGGTGAGTTACAAAGTAAGATATCCAAAGGATTATTCAATAAACAATCTTAATTAA
- the hemW gene encoding radical SAM family heme chaperone HemW, whose amino-acid sequence MIYIHIPFCKQKCSYCNFHFSTSLQSKDEVLSAIKKEIFLRKDELQNKTLQSLYFGGGTPSILSGDEINSIVDEALKYYSFAKDIEVTLEANPDDLDKNFLRDLSRSPVNRLSIGTQSFFDEDLKLMNRAHNASEAEGSIKRAQDFGFENLSIDLIYGSPTSNLEIWKENLNKTIALEVPHISSYALTVEPKTALNDWILKGKVSKPKEEEQNKEFYYLSDFLKDNGFDHYEVSNFAKPGFYSRHNSAYWKYKEYLGIGPSAHSYNGSDIRSWNVANNQIYIKKLNSNTLAKETEILSQEDQFNEMIMIGLRTIWGVDLNSMKTKFSDEILQKFQNEIKQKIADGILIIENSHLKIPEKHWFMADGVASDLFLV is encoded by the coding sequence ATGATTTATATTCACATTCCTTTCTGCAAACAAAAGTGCAGCTACTGTAACTTCCATTTTTCAACATCTTTGCAATCTAAAGATGAGGTACTCTCTGCTATTAAGAAAGAGATTTTTCTAAGGAAAGATGAATTACAGAATAAAACACTGCAGTCTCTCTACTTTGGAGGTGGTACGCCATCCATTCTCTCGGGAGATGAAATCAATTCTATTGTCGATGAGGCGCTAAAATATTATAGCTTTGCAAAGGATATAGAGGTTACTTTAGAGGCAAATCCAGATGATCTTGATAAAAACTTTCTTAGAGACCTTTCCAGGTCGCCTGTAAATCGGCTCTCAATTGGTACCCAAAGCTTTTTCGATGAAGATCTTAAGTTAATGAACCGTGCTCATAATGCATCAGAAGCTGAGGGTTCAATCAAAAGAGCACAGGATTTTGGGTTTGAAAACCTAAGTATTGATCTTATTTATGGCTCTCCGACTTCTAATTTAGAGATCTGGAAAGAGAATCTCAATAAAACAATAGCTCTTGAAGTTCCTCATATTTCTTCATACGCATTAACAGTGGAGCCAAAAACAGCTTTAAATGACTGGATTTTAAAAGGAAAAGTATCCAAACCCAAAGAAGAGGAGCAGAATAAAGAGTTTTATTATCTGTCAGACTTTTTAAAAGATAATGGATTTGATCACTATGAAGTTTCTAATTTCGCGAAACCGGGGTTTTATTCCAGACATAATTCAGCATATTGGAAATATAAAGAATATCTCGGAATAGGACCATCTGCCCATTCTTATAATGGATCGGATATAAGAAGCTGGAATGTTGCTAACAATCAAATTTATATCAAAAAGCTTAATTCAAATACTTTGGCTAAAGAAACGGAGATCCTTTCACAAGAAGATCAGTTTAACGAAATGATTATGATTGGGCTGAGAACAATCTGGGGGGTGGATTTGAATAGTATGAAGACTAAATTTTCGGATGAAATACTTCAAAAGTTTCAAAATGAAATAAAGCAAAAAATAGCTGACGGTATTTTAATTATTGAAAACAGCCATCTAAAAATTCCTGAAAAGCATTGGTTTATGGCAGATGGGGTTGCTTCGGATCTGTTTTTAGTATAA
- a CDS encoding PorP/SprF family type IX secretion system membrane protein: MRKLYAIVCLALLSNAYKAQETLPYYQQYLLDGEFLFNPAQYGKTDYVQLNLNYQQQFSKFNESPNVQSVGINANIFDRVGAGISVFRDSNGPISAGGITAGASYFIPLSSEGERKDQFSFGTSVSFYNMNFDYTKINTEDGYDPLLQGTESNIFMAYANFGLAATFRNIFAGVSVNDIALTNDESIVNGREPSPIKFFLNLGYDWHFADNMYVTPSALINLNTNSTRTIDYNLMATFFNDINSFSFGVSYRSVQNRFDNQQLSISPLVKVRFNKFMIGATYNLGLSDIQTYGGNSFMIGLGYNFDNFINHRGYRY; this comes from the coding sequence ATGAGAAAACTATATGCTATAGTGTGTTTGGCTCTTTTGTCAAATGCATACAAAGCACAAGAAACATTACCATACTATCAACAATATCTTTTGGATGGTGAGTTCCTGTTCAACCCAGCACAATACGGTAAGACAGATTATGTACAACTCAACCTCAATTATCAACAACAATTTTCAAAATTTAACGAATCCCCTAATGTACAATCTGTAGGGATTAATGCGAATATTTTTGATAGAGTTGGGGCAGGGATATCAGTTTTTAGAGATAGTAATGGTCCTATTTCGGCAGGAGGTATTACAGCGGGTGCTTCATATTTTATCCCACTTAGTAGTGAGGGAGAAAGAAAAGATCAATTCTCTTTTGGTACGAGTGTTAGTTTCTACAATATGAATTTTGATTATACTAAAATTAATACTGAAGACGGTTATGACCCATTATTACAGGGTACAGAAAGTAATATTTTCATGGCTTATGCTAACTTTGGTTTAGCAGCTACTTTCAGAAATATTTTTGCAGGTGTTTCTGTGAATGATATCGCTTTAACGAATGATGAATCTATCGTTAACGGTCGTGAGCCATCGCCAATAAAATTCTTCTTAAACTTAGGATATGACTGGCATTTTGCAGATAATATGTATGTAACACCATCTGCATTAATTAACTTGAATACCAACTCTACAAGAACAATTGATTATAACCTGATGGCTACATTCTTTAATGATATCAATTCATTCTCTTTTGGAGTTAGTTATAGATCAGTTCAGAATAGATTTGATAACCAGCAGTTAAGTATCTCACCATTAGTAAAAGTAAGATTCAATAAATTTATGATTGGTGCAACTTATAACTTAGGATTATCTGATATCCAGACTTATGGCGGAAACAGCTTTATGATCGGATTAGGTTATAACTTTGATAACTTTATTAATCATAGAGGATATAGATATTAA